One stretch of Saccharomonospora xinjiangensis XJ-54 DNA includes these proteins:
- a CDS encoding DUF3159 domain-containing protein yields MTEHSERPRSDGGTEDGTEPAENGLGREDSPDSNSREAAPTMLDQMGGVSGLLYSSLPVVVFVLANSVFGLTAAIWSAVGSAVAIAVVRLVRKEPIQPAISGLFAVGVAAFLAYRTGSAKGFFLFGIWTSLVYFVVLAGSVVVRWPLAGVVWNLLTGSGMDWRKDKYSRLGYDIATLALAGVFAARFVVQRWLYDEDLTGWLAFAKIAMGYPLYGLALLVVVWAVRRSDRRLKELAAEKPVETDAEVEARLRVKYGRPPASQA; encoded by the coding sequence GTGACTGAGCATTCCGAGCGACCTCGATCCGACGGCGGCACCGAAGACGGCACCGAGCCCGCCGAGAACGGCCTCGGGAGAGAGGACTCACCGGACTCGAACTCGCGCGAGGCCGCCCCCACCATGCTCGACCAGATGGGTGGAGTGTCGGGCCTGCTGTATTCGTCGCTGCCGGTCGTGGTGTTCGTGCTCGCCAACTCAGTCTTCGGACTGACGGCGGCCATCTGGAGCGCGGTGGGCAGCGCGGTGGCGATCGCCGTGGTCCGCCTGGTGCGCAAAGAGCCGATCCAGCCCGCGATCTCCGGGTTGTTCGCCGTCGGTGTCGCCGCCTTCCTCGCCTACCGGACCGGGTCCGCGAAGGGCTTCTTCCTGTTCGGTATCTGGACGAGTCTGGTGTATTTCGTGGTGCTCGCCGGGTCCGTCGTGGTCAGGTGGCCGCTCGCGGGTGTGGTGTGGAACCTGCTCACCGGCAGCGGCATGGACTGGCGCAAGGACAAATACTCCCGCCTCGGCTACGACATCGCCACGCTCGCGCTGGCCGGGGTGTTCGCGGCGCGATTCGTGGTGCAGCGCTGGCTCTACGACGAGGACCTGACAGGGTGGCTGGCCTTCGCCAAGATCGCGATGGGTTACCCGCTGTACGGGCTGGCGCTGCTCGTCGTGGTGTGGGCGGTCCGGCGGTCCGACCGCAGGCTCAAGGAGCTGGCGGCCGAGAAACCGGTCGAGACCGACGCCGAGGTCGAGGCACGGCTGCGGGTCAAGTACGGCAGGCCACCGGCGAGTCAGGCGTAG
- a CDS encoding RNA polymerase sigma factor, with protein sequence MAAAKTATRSGTKTTSAAEPTTADETTAAVGGTATPETKSSGRKTAAKKAPAKSAKTTRTRKTKSDAKTTGSKTAAKGKAKTSSEEGEDIDAAELEDVDLSDLDVDAVEVDVVDATVTEEPESEDSSRNDPDFVWDEEESEALRQARKDAELTASADSVRAYLKQIGKVALLNAEEEVELAKRIEAGLYAAERLRVAEEEGEKLSTQMRRDLKWIVRDGERAKSHLLEANLRLVVSLAKRYTGRGMAFLDLIQEGNLGLIRAVEKFDYTKGFKFSTYATWWIRQAITRAMADQARTIRIPVHMVEVINKLGRIQRELLQDLGREPTPEELAKEMDISPEKVLEIQQYAREPISLDQTIGDEGDSQLGDFIEDSEAVVAVDAVSFTLLQDQLQSVLQTLSEREAGVVRLRFGLTDGQPRTLDEIGQVYGVTRERIRQIESKTMSKLRHPSRSQVLRDYLD encoded by the coding sequence GTGGCAGCCGCAAAGACCGCAACCCGAAGCGGGACGAAGACAACGAGCGCCGCCGAACCGACGACTGCCGACGAGACCACGGCGGCCGTGGGCGGAACGGCCACGCCGGAAACGAAGTCGTCGGGTCGCAAGACAGCCGCGAAGAAGGCTCCCGCGAAGTCCGCGAAGACCACCCGGACCCGCAAGACCAAGTCCGACGCCAAGACCACCGGGTCGAAGACCGCGGCAAAGGGCAAGGCCAAGACGTCGTCCGAGGAAGGCGAGGACATCGACGCCGCCGAGCTCGAGGACGTCGATCTCTCCGATCTCGATGTGGATGCCGTCGAGGTGGACGTCGTCGATGCCACCGTGACGGAGGAGCCTGAGTCCGAGGATTCCTCGCGCAACGACCCCGACTTCGTCTGGGACGAGGAGGAGTCCGAGGCGCTGCGTCAGGCTCGCAAGGACGCCGAACTCACCGCGTCCGCCGACTCAGTGCGCGCCTACCTGAAGCAGATCGGCAAGGTCGCGCTGCTCAACGCGGAGGAGGAGGTCGAACTCGCGAAGCGCATCGAGGCCGGTCTCTACGCCGCCGAGCGCCTTCGTGTGGCCGAGGAGGAGGGCGAGAAGCTCTCCACGCAGATGCGCCGCGACCTCAAGTGGATCGTGCGCGACGGCGAGCGGGCCAAGAGCCACCTGCTTGAGGCCAACCTGCGGCTCGTGGTGTCGCTGGCGAAGCGCTACACCGGGCGTGGGATGGCGTTCCTCGACCTCATCCAGGAAGGCAACCTCGGCCTGATCCGCGCGGTCGAGAAGTTCGACTACACCAAGGGCTTCAAGTTCTCCACCTACGCGACGTGGTGGATCAGGCAGGCCATCACCAGGGCCATGGCCGACCAGGCCCGCACCATCCGCATCCCGGTGCACATGGTGGAGGTCATCAACAAGCTCGGCCGCATCCAGCGCGAACTGCTCCAGGACCTCGGCCGCGAGCCCACTCCCGAGGAACTCGCCAAGGAGATGGACATCTCCCCCGAGAAGGTCCTCGAGATCCAGCAGTACGCCCGCGAACCGATCTCGCTCGATCAGACGATCGGCGACGAGGGCGACTCGCAGCTCGGCGACTTCATCGAGGACAGCGAGGCCGTCGTGGCCGTGGACGCCGTGTCGTTCACTCTGCTCCAGGACCAGTTGCAGTCGGTGTTGCAGACGTTGTCGGAGCGTGAGGCCGGCGTGGTGCGGCTGCGTTTCGGGCTCACCGACGGCCAGCCGAGGACGCTGGATGAGATCGGCCAGGTCTACGGCGTGACGCGAGAGCGGATCAGGCAGATCGAGTCCAAGACGATGTCGAAGCTGCGCCACCCGTCGCGGTCGCAGGTGCTGCGCGACTACCTGGACTGA
- a CDS encoding inositol monophosphatase family protein yields the protein MESDLDLTAVAERVAADAADLVRDAYESMLTGATVAVDTKTSATDVVTAVDTASERLVRERLAELRPYDAVLGEEEGTHGATLDLGEEGVTWVVDPIDGTVNFLYGLPWFAVSVAAQIGGVSVAGAVVEPVSGRRWTATRGKGAWLDGRPLRVSAPTDLGVSLLATGFAYRSERRARQADFAARILGRVRDLRRQGSAALDLCAVAAGWVDAYVEHGLKRWDWAAGALVAEEAGAVLALPGQDPGLGADTILAAAPSIADPLRAALLECGVGAV from the coding sequence GTGGAATCGGACCTCGATCTGACCGCCGTCGCCGAGCGGGTCGCCGCCGACGCCGCCGACCTGGTTCGTGACGCCTACGAATCCATGTTGACCGGCGCCACCGTGGCCGTCGATACGAAGACCAGCGCGACGGACGTGGTGACGGCGGTGGACACCGCGTCCGAACGGCTGGTGCGCGAGCGGCTCGCCGAGTTGAGGCCGTACGACGCGGTGCTGGGTGAGGAGGAGGGCACGCACGGTGCCACTCTCGACCTTGGCGAAGAGGGCGTGACCTGGGTGGTGGACCCGATCGACGGCACCGTCAACTTCCTGTACGGGCTGCCCTGGTTCGCTGTGTCGGTCGCCGCGCAGATCGGGGGAGTTTCGGTCGCGGGCGCCGTGGTCGAGCCCGTTTCGGGACGTCGATGGACCGCCACCCGGGGGAAAGGCGCGTGGCTCGACGGGCGACCGCTACGGGTTTCGGCGCCCACCGACCTCGGTGTGTCGCTGCTCGCCACCGGGTTCGCCTACCGGTCCGAGCGCAGGGCACGGCAGGCGGACTTCGCGGCGCGCATCCTCGGCAGGGTGCGGGACCTGCGCAGGCAGGGTTCCGCAGCACTCGACCTGTGTGCCGTTGCCGCGGGCTGGGTCGATGCCTATGTGGAACACGGGCTGAAGCGGTGGGACTGGGCCGCGGGGGCACTCGTCGCCGAGGAGGCAGGAGCCGTGCTCGCCCTGCCAGGGCAGGACCCCGGCCTCGGCGCCGACACCATCCTCGCCGCAGCACCGTCCATTGCGGACCCGCTGAGGGCCGCGCTGCTGGAGTGCGGCGTCGGCGCGGTCTGA
- a CDS encoding alpha/beta fold hydrolase, which translates to MTSVMPTRTAVLLPGTGSDETFVHAVFARPLASFGVMVIAPPPPPGDAVVSAYPALLDRLADEAGQPLLVGGVSLGAHLATAWAVRNQDRCAGVLAALPAWNGPSDAAPAAVAANASSDLIERHGLDTALTLATRDVAPWLADELSRAWRRHGAGLAASLRAAARHPAPTLAELRSLGVPVGIASCVDDPVHPVTVATAWADALPRSALVETTLDALGADRESLGRAAVLAWSQARSRVPEPDDVTRPPRRNPRDRSC; encoded by the coding sequence GTGACCTCGGTTATGCCCACCCGCACGGCCGTGCTCCTGCCCGGCACCGGGTCCGATGAGACCTTTGTCCACGCCGTCTTCGCCCGGCCGCTCGCCTCGTTCGGCGTCATGGTGATCGCACCGCCACCGCCGCCCGGCGACGCCGTCGTGTCCGCCTATCCCGCCCTGCTCGACCGGCTCGCCGACGAGGCGGGACAGCCGCTGCTCGTCGGCGGCGTTTCGCTGGGCGCCCACCTCGCCACCGCGTGGGCCGTGCGCAATCAAGACCGCTGTGCGGGAGTGCTGGCGGCGCTGCCCGCGTGGAACGGCCCCTCGGACGCCGCGCCCGCCGCCGTCGCCGCGAACGCGTCCTCGGATCTGATCGAACGGCACGGCCTCGACACCGCGCTCACACTCGCGACCCGCGACGTCGCACCCTGGCTGGCGGACGAACTCTCCCGTGCGTGGCGGCGTCACGGCGCGGGTCTCGCGGCGAGTCTGCGAGCCGCCGCGAGGCATCCGGCACCCACGCTTGCCGAACTGCGCAGTCTCGGAGTTCCCGTCGGAATCGCGAGCTGCGTGGACGATCCGGTGCACCCGGTCACGGTGGCCACGGCATGGGCCGATGCCCTGCCCCGGTCGGCACTGGTCGAGACCACGCTCGACGCGCTCGGGGCCGACCGCGAAAGTCTCGGCAGGGCCGCGGTGCTGGCGTGGTCGCAAGCCCGATCGCGGGTGCCCGAACCGGACGACGTCACTCGGCCACCGCGACGAAACCCCCGAGACCGATCATGCTGA
- a CDS encoding OB-fold nucleic acid binding domain-containing protein, giving the protein MPAKDGGYFSRLVRKLTSDIDELDADDLTQRSEAGGARRACDCRSGEEVTVLGRLRSVDLCPGSAAATLEAELFDGTDDVTLVWLGRRRIPGIEPGRTIKARGRLAERDGHKVLYNPYYELLQPTK; this is encoded by the coding sequence ATGCCCGCCAAGGACGGCGGCTATTTCAGCCGGTTGGTTCGCAAGCTGACCAGTGACATCGACGAACTCGACGCCGACGACCTCACGCAGCGCTCCGAGGCAGGGGGAGCGCGCAGGGCGTGCGACTGCCGTTCGGGCGAGGAAGTGACCGTGCTCGGCAGGCTGCGCAGTGTGGACTTGTGTCCAGGAAGCGCGGCCGCCACGCTGGAGGCGGAGTTGTTCGACGGCACGGACGACGTGACGCTCGTGTGGCTGGGACGGCGCCGCATCCCCGGTATCGAGCCGGGCCGCACCATCAAGGCGCGGGGCAGGCTCGCCGAGCGCGACGGCCACAAGGTGCTGTACAACCCGTACTACGAACTGTTGCAGCCGACCAAGTGA
- a CDS encoding LysE family translocator, with the protein MPTSAEWVLFLGTAALFALSPGPGVLYVLARSLRGGRSEGVRSVVGNALGASVHVVAAALGLSALLATSAVAFTVVKIAGALYLVYLGVQAIVRRHDDGTGGIDATVTGVESDGAVKRWARSPLAQGMIAELLNPKTALYFMALLPHFVHPETAPAPLVFALLGFVAVAMAAAVDLAVAVFAGSLSVRFVNNPRLRVRQRVAAGLSMIGLGGFVAVAE; encoded by the coding sequence GTGCCCACGTCGGCGGAATGGGTGCTCTTCCTCGGCACAGCCGCGTTGTTCGCGCTCAGCCCGGGCCCCGGTGTGCTCTACGTGCTCGCCCGCAGTCTGAGGGGCGGCCGTTCCGAGGGTGTGCGGTCGGTGGTCGGCAACGCACTGGGTGCCTCGGTGCACGTCGTGGCGGCGGCTCTGGGGTTGTCGGCGTTGCTGGCGACGTCCGCCGTCGCGTTCACGGTCGTCAAGATCGCCGGAGCGCTGTACCTCGTGTATCTGGGTGTGCAGGCGATCGTGCGACGCCACGACGACGGAACGGGCGGTATCGACGCTACGGTCACCGGCGTCGAGTCCGATGGCGCGGTCAAGCGCTGGGCGAGGTCACCTCTCGCGCAGGGCATGATCGCCGAACTGCTCAATCCGAAGACCGCGCTGTACTTCATGGCGCTGCTGCCGCACTTCGTGCATCCCGAAACGGCCCCGGCTCCGCTGGTGTTCGCGCTGCTCGGTTTCGTCGCCGTCGCCATGGCCGCTGCCGTTGACCTCGCCGTGGCCGTGTTCGCCGGCAGCCTTTCCGTACGGTTCGTTAACAACCCGCGCCTGCGGGTGCGCCAGCGCGTCGCCGCAGGGCTCAGCATGATCGGTCTCGGGGGTTTCGTCGCGGTGGCCGAGTGA
- a CDS encoding potassium channel family protein, whose product MHVVIMGCGRVGASLAAALERLGHDVAVIDKQRESFRRLGPHFHGQQVLGMGFDRDVLVEAGIEKAGAFAAVSSGDNSNIISARVARETFGVEHVVARIYDSKRAAVYERLGIPTVATVPWTTDRFLRTLLPEGTATSWREPTGTVALLQLPLHEEWIGHSVRQLESATDCRVAFIMRFGTGVLPDSKTVLQADDVVYVAALSGTITDVTSVAARPPQEES is encoded by the coding sequence GTGCACGTGGTGATCATGGGTTGCGGCCGGGTCGGCGCATCCCTCGCAGCGGCCCTTGAGCGGCTGGGACACGACGTCGCGGTGATCGACAAGCAACGGGAGTCGTTCCGCCGTCTCGGCCCCCATTTCCACGGCCAGCAGGTGCTCGGCATGGGCTTCGACAGGGACGTCCTCGTGGAGGCGGGCATCGAGAAAGCCGGTGCCTTCGCCGCCGTGTCCAGCGGCGACAACTCCAACATCATCTCCGCGAGGGTGGCGCGGGAGACCTTCGGCGTCGAACACGTCGTGGCACGGATCTACGACTCCAAGCGGGCCGCCGTCTACGAACGGCTCGGCATCCCCACCGTCGCCACGGTCCCGTGGACCACCGACCGGTTCCTGCGCACGCTCCTGCCCGAGGGGACGGCGACGTCGTGGCGGGAACCCACCGGCACCGTCGCTCTGCTCCAGCTTCCGCTGCATGAGGAGTGGATCGGGCACAGCGTCCGGCAGCTCGAATCCGCGACGGACTGCCGGGTCGCCTTCATCATGAGGTTCGGGACGGGTGTCCTTCCCGACTCGAAAACCGTGCTTCAGGCCGACGACGTCGTCTACGTGGCGGCGCTGTCCGGCACCATCACCGACGTCACCAGTGTGGCCGCCCGGCCGCCGCAGGAGGAGAGCTGA
- the cei gene encoding envelope integrity protein Cei, producing the protein MAAGTGGRAGNGAKRTVRPYRKRKPLPALIFIGVLGITAIVVWVNVITTSGDIAEAVSCDPRPTPPEGTTLTPLPYDALVTTPPVPPSEVEVTVLNANNTRGDASITTEALRRLGFTRITEPANDEVYTGKIVASCHGQIRFGPAGERAARTVHLVNPCLELVKDNREDASVDLAIGTNFPDVNPSEAAVEILDTLKSWSDEGAETDEQSAGSSTGSSKGSAKDSGPVIDEALLAKTLPEHC; encoded by the coding sequence GTGGCGGCGGGGACAGGGGGTCGCGCGGGGAACGGCGCGAAGCGGACGGTTCGCCCCTATCGGAAGAGAAAACCGTTGCCCGCGCTCATCTTCATCGGAGTGCTCGGAATCACGGCCATCGTCGTGTGGGTCAACGTGATCACCACCTCCGGCGACATCGCCGAAGCGGTCTCGTGCGATCCGAGACCCACGCCACCCGAGGGCACGACCCTGACACCGCTGCCGTACGACGCGTTGGTGACCACACCACCTGTACCGCCGTCCGAGGTCGAGGTCACGGTGCTCAACGCCAACAACACCAGGGGTGATGCCTCCATCACCACCGAGGCACTGAGGCGGCTGGGGTTCACCCGGATCACCGAGCCCGCCAACGACGAGGTGTACACAGGCAAGATCGTGGCCAGCTGCCACGGGCAGATCCGCTTCGGGCCGGCCGGTGAGCGGGCCGCGCGCACCGTTCACCTCGTCAATCCGTGCCTGGAACTGGTGAAGGACAACCGCGAGGACGCGTCGGTTGACCTGGCGATCGGCACCAACTTCCCCGACGTGAATCCCTCCGAGGCCGCCGTCGAGATCCTCGACACGTTGAAGTCGTGGTCGGATGAGGGCGCCGAGACCGACGAACAATCGGCGGGCTCATCGACCGGCTCCTCGAAGGGCTCCGCGAAGGACAGCGGCCCTGTCATCGACGAGGCGTTGCTCGCCAAGACCTTGCCGGAGCACTGCTGA
- a CDS encoding DUF3093 domain-containing protein, whose product MRVTDSAHTRTKADLRHAERLTVPLWHWLLPLAGAVLLSAQIQFAYPALPSWAPYALLVPVTVTAILALGRVRVAVEGGDEPQLRVGEAHLPLRYVAAVDVVSNPGKRKALGPELDPAAFCVHKPWIRTMVRVHLDDPDDPAPCWLFSTRHPAKLAALLTGDAAPRSAVDSESSPESPGTDALN is encoded by the coding sequence ATGCGGGTGACCGACAGCGCGCACACGCGGACAAAAGCTGATCTTCGGCATGCCGAGCGGCTCACCGTGCCCCTGTGGCACTGGCTCTTGCCGTTGGCAGGCGCCGTCCTCCTGTCGGCTCAGATCCAGTTCGCCTACCCCGCGCTCCCGTCGTGGGCGCCCTACGCGCTGCTGGTGCCGGTGACCGTCACGGCGATTCTCGCCCTCGGCAGGGTGCGGGTCGCGGTGGAAGGCGGCGACGAACCCCAGTTGCGGGTGGGCGAGGCACACCTGCCGTTGCGCTACGTGGCCGCCGTCGATGTGGTGTCGAATCCTGGCAAACGCAAGGCGCTCGGGCCGGAACTGGACCCCGCGGCGTTCTGCGTGCACAAGCCCTGGATCCGCACCATGGTGCGGGTTCACCTCGACGACCCTGACGATCCGGCACCGTGTTGGTTGTTCAGCACCCGCCATCCCGCGAAGCTCGCGGCTCTTCTGACCGGCGACGCGGCGCCGCGAAGCGCGGTGGACTCGGAAAGTTCGCCGGAGTCGCCGGGCACCGACGCACTGAACTGA
- a CDS encoding DUF4193 domain-containing protein, with protein MATDYDAPRRSEADELAEDSLEELKARRNETQSGVVDVDEDASAENFELPGADLSGLSSEDVTVKVVPKQADEFTCSVCFLVHHRSRLAEESGGRLICRDCA; from the coding sequence ATGGCGACCGACTACGACGCTCCGCGCCGCAGCGAAGCCGACGAGCTGGCGGAGGACTCGTTGGAGGAGCTGAAGGCGAGGCGCAACGAGACCCAGTCCGGCGTCGTGGACGTCGATGAGGACGCTTCGGCGGAGAACTTCGAACTCCCCGGCGCCGACCTCTCCGGGTTGTCGAGTGAGGACGTGACGGTGAAGGTCGTGCCGAAACAGGCCGACGAGTTCACCTGCTCCGTCTGTTTCCTGGTGCACCACCGGAGCAGGCTTGCCGAGGAATCCGGCGGGCGGCTCATCTGCCGCGACTGTGCCTGA
- a CDS encoding DUF3710 domain-containing protein, producing the protein MGIFGRRKRNLADGGHDGAGPQVHDPEGDPASEVDADAGDRPAEGPYDISEAPDDGVPRMDLGSLRVPVPNGSQVQVEMDQSSGTVRAVHVVTAQGQVTVTAYAAPRSGGLWSEVSGELAEQLRSDGARVALGRGEWGLELSAIVGEVALRFIGVDGPRWMLRGVIAGPQSEASRAPDVLRAIMRGTIVDRGQAPMPVRTPLQITLPEAIASHIKSRQAPAQQGPSQGR; encoded by the coding sequence GTGGGGATTTTCGGACGACGGAAACGGAACCTGGCTGACGGCGGCCACGACGGCGCGGGGCCCCAGGTCCACGATCCCGAGGGAGATCCGGCTTCCGAAGTGGACGCGGACGCCGGAGACAGGCCAGCCGAAGGGCCCTACGACATCTCGGAGGCGCCCGACGACGGCGTGCCGAGGATGGATCTCGGGTCCCTCAGGGTGCCGGTGCCGAACGGCTCGCAGGTGCAGGTGGAAATGGACCAGTCGAGCGGCACGGTGCGCGCGGTCCACGTCGTCACGGCGCAGGGACAGGTGACGGTCACCGCGTACGCGGCGCCGAGATCGGGAGGGCTCTGGAGCGAGGTCAGTGGCGAGCTGGCCGAGCAACTCAGGTCCGACGGCGCGCGCGTGGCGCTCGGTCGAGGGGAATGGGGTCTGGAGCTCTCGGCCATCGTGGGCGAGGTGGCGTTGAGGTTCATCGGTGTTGACGGACCTCGCTGGATGCTGCGCGGTGTCATCGCGGGCCCGCAGTCCGAGGCGTCGCGGGCTCCCGACGTGCTGCGTGCGATCATGCGCGGCACGATCGTGGATCGTGGGCAGGCCCCGATGCCGGTGCGGACGCCGTTGCAGATCACACTGCCCGAGGCGATCGCCTCCCACATCAAGAGCAGGCAGGCCCCGGCTCAGCAGGGCCCTTCACAGGGGAGGTAA
- the ppgK gene encoding polyphosphate--glucose phosphotransferase, whose product MTANRGFGIDIGGSGIKGALVDLDKGELIGDRLRIDTPKPSTPEAVADVVAEIVRHFGWEGPVGITLPAVVKRGVAHTAANIDPSWVGLDADALFAERLGRDTAGIAMLNDADAAGMAEMRFGDPVARKGVVALLTFGTGIGSALFQNGSLMPNTEFGHIEIDGHDAEKKAAASAKDNEGLSYPDWAKRVNRYLTVLENLIWPDLFIVGGGVSKKSHKWVPLLDIRTPVITASLLNNAGIVGAAAAAKEGLAH is encoded by the coding sequence ATGACGGCGAACCGTGGGTTCGGCATCGACATCGGCGGCAGTGGCATCAAGGGCGCCCTCGTTGACCTCGACAAGGGCGAGCTGATCGGCGACCGGCTGCGCATCGACACGCCGAAGCCGTCAACGCCGGAGGCTGTGGCCGATGTCGTGGCCGAGATCGTGAGGCACTTCGGCTGGGAGGGACCGGTCGGCATCACGCTGCCCGCTGTCGTCAAGCGGGGCGTCGCCCACACCGCGGCCAACATCGACCCGAGCTGGGTCGGCCTCGACGCCGATGCCCTGTTCGCCGAGCGGCTTGGGCGTGACACAGCGGGTATCGCGATGCTGAACGACGCCGACGCCGCCGGGATGGCCGAGATGCGGTTCGGCGACCCCGTCGCGCGGAAAGGCGTCGTCGCGCTGCTCACATTCGGCACGGGCATCGGAAGCGCTCTGTTCCAGAACGGCTCCCTCATGCCCAACACCGAGTTCGGGCACATCGAGATCGACGGGCACGACGCGGAGAAGAAGGCGGCGGCCTCGGCGAAGGATAACGAGGGCCTCTCCTACCCCGATTGGGCCAAGCGTGTCAATCGTTATCTGACCGTGTTGGAGAACCTCATCTGGCCGGATCTGTTCATCGTGGGTGGCGGCGTGAGCAAGAAGTCGCACAAGTGGGTGCCGCTGCTGGACATCCGGACACCCGTCATCACGGCATCGCTGCTGAACAACGCGGGGATCGTCGGCGCGGCCGCCGCCGCGAAGGAGGGGCTCGCCCACTGA
- a CDS encoding potassium channel family protein, whose translation MRVAIAGAGAVGRSIASELVESGHTVMLIERQSQQFLPETVEQADWVLGDACEVSTLEDSGLQLCDVVIAATGDDKVNLVVALLAKTEFAVRRVVARVNNPANEWLFTESWGVDVAVSTPRMLAAMVEEAVNVGDLVRLMTFRQGQANLVEMTLPQDTPVAGKAVRELALPRDAALVAILRGERVIVPQPDDPLEPGDELLFVSSTDTEPDIRRALGVRGNGIEGS comes from the coding sequence ATGCGGGTCGCGATCGCGGGTGCGGGTGCGGTGGGCCGCTCCATCGCGTCGGAACTCGTCGAGTCAGGGCACACCGTCATGCTGATCGAGCGGCAGTCCCAGCAGTTCCTCCCCGAGACCGTCGAGCAGGCCGACTGGGTTCTCGGCGACGCGTGCGAGGTCTCCACGCTGGAGGACTCCGGTCTGCAGTTGTGCGACGTCGTCATCGCGGCCACGGGTGACGACAAGGTGAATCTGGTGGTGGCCCTTCTGGCGAAGACGGAATTCGCCGTGCGCCGCGTCGTGGCCAGGGTGAACAACCCCGCCAACGAATGGTTGTTCACCGAGAGCTGGGGTGTGGACGTCGCCGTCTCCACCCCGCGCATGCTGGCCGCGATGGTGGAGGAGGCCGTCAACGTCGGCGATCTCGTGCGGCTCATGACCTTCCGTCAGGGACAGGCGAACCTGGTGGAGATGACACTGCCCCAGGACACCCCGGTGGCAGGCAAGGCGGTGCGGGAGCTGGCCCTGCCCCGCGACGCCGCGCTCGTCGCCATCCTGCGAGGAGAGCGGGTCATCGTTCCCCAGCCGGACGACCCGCTCGAACCGGGCGACGAGCTGCTGTTCGTGTCGTCAACCGACACCGAACCCGACATCCGCCGGGCGCTCGGTGTGCGGGGGAACGGCATCGAAGGCAGCTGA
- the dut gene encoding dUTP diphosphatase, with amino-acid sequence MQVLIRRIDPDIALPSYAHPGDAGADLVTASDVRIAPGSRVVVGTGVAVALPEGYAGFVHPRSGLAARKGLSIVNAPGTIDSGYRGEIRVCLVNLDPAEPIVLRRGDRIAQLVVQRVERADFVEVEQLDETARGAGGYGSTGGHAALGTES; translated from the coding sequence GTGCAGGTCCTCATCCGTCGGATCGATCCTGATATTGCGTTGCCGTCGTACGCGCATCCCGGGGACGCGGGTGCCGATCTGGTGACGGCGTCCGACGTGCGTATCGCCCCCGGCAGCCGGGTCGTGGTGGGCACGGGCGTCGCCGTCGCGTTGCCGGAGGGGTACGCGGGTTTCGTGCATCCCCGTTCGGGGCTCGCGGCGAGGAAGGGACTCTCGATCGTCAACGCGCCGGGAACGATCGACTCCGGGTACCGGGGTGAGATCCGGGTGTGTCTCGTGAACCTCGACCCGGCCGAGCCGATCGTGCTGCGGCGAGGTGACCGGATCGCGCAACTGGTGGTACAGCGGGTGGAGCGCGCCGACTTCGTCGAGGTCGAGCAGTTGGACGAGACGGCAAGGGGAGCGGGCGGATACGGCTCGACGGGTGGCCACGCCGCGCTCGGAACGGAGAGCTGA